A stretch of the Deinococcus misasensis DSM 22328 genome encodes the following:
- a CDS encoding FAD-binding domain-containing protein, with amino-acid sequence MPRLDPLVPDAELVVYLREALAGLYSGEVHLPEPSGGREEGLKRLRAYSGKDYAARNELAGNVSRLSPYLRHGMLGLKETAEHARRTLKGKDRSEFLRQLAWKEFFSLVFWQQGDRILENMEPPKYSAHWTPDLPEDLREGQTGLPCVDAWVKRLKDTGYLHNHERLWFAAYTVHFRKVHWKAGYAFFRGHLLDGDVASNALSWQWVASTFSSKPYIMNKDNIYRYSAAKWCSGCTADCPFHASYEALQDRLFGQRFS; translated from the coding sequence ATGCCCAGATTGGATCCTCTGGTTCCCGATGCAGAACTTGTTGTTTATCTCCGTGAAGCCCTTGCTGGCCTTTATTCTGGCGAAGTGCACCTTCCAGAGCCCTCTGGAGGCCGGGAAGAAGGCCTCAAGCGCCTGAGGGCCTACTCTGGCAAGGATTACGCTGCCCGCAATGAGCTTGCAGGCAATGTCTCCAGGCTTTCCCCTTACCTGAGGCACGGCATGCTCGGTCTGAAGGAAACCGCAGAACATGCCAGACGCACCCTCAAAGGCAAAGACCGTTCTGAATTCCTCAGGCAACTGGCATGGAAGGAGTTTTTCTCTCTGGTGTTCTGGCAGCAGGGAGACCGCATTTTGGAGAACATGGAGCCTCCCAAATACAGTGCCCACTGGACACCAGATTTGCCCGAGGACCTGCGTGAAGGCCAGACCGGGCTTCCCTGTGTGGACGCGTGGGTGAAACGTTTAAAAGACACAGGGTATTTGCACAACCACGAAAGGCTCTGGTTTGCAGCCTACACAGTGCATTTTCGCAAAGTGCACTGGAAGGCCGGATATGCCTTTTTCAGAGGGCACCTCTTGGATGGAGATGTGGCCAGCAATGCCCTGTCGTGGCAGTGGGTGGCCAGCACGTTTTCCAGCAAACCTTACATCATGAACAAGGACAACATTTACAGGTATTCGGCTGCGAAATGGTGCTCGGGATGCACCGCAGATTGCCCTTTCCATGCCAGTTATGAAGCTTTGCAGGACAGGCTTTTCGGCCAGAGGTTTTCATGA
- a CDS encoding deoxyribodipyrimidine photo-lyase encodes MTSPNPSKAMVWIHGDSLSITDPALQACPEAPAVFVFDEVFLSSHAIAFHRLAFMYQGVRDIARARQAEVALCRGSMVQEILQFAQEKGADMVHVTRAPTAEFRRTLEGLKSAHLDVVVHEPERLTVYSRPVRRFFPFWKEVQAQVYQDAPLWDETQAPF; translated from the coding sequence ATGACCTCCCCGAACCCCTCAAAGGCCATGGTGTGGATCCATGGGGATTCCCTGAGCATCACCGATCCAGCTTTGCAGGCATGCCCTGAGGCCCCAGCCGTTTTTGTGTTTGACGAGGTGTTTCTGTCCAGCCATGCCATTGCTTTCCACCGTCTGGCCTTCATGTATCAGGGGGTCCGGGACATTGCCAGAGCCAGACAAGCAGAGGTGGCCCTGTGCAGGGGCAGCATGGTGCAGGAAATTCTGCAGTTTGCCCAGGAAAAGGGAGCAGACATGGTGCATGTGACCCGTGCACCCACGGCTGAATTTCGCAGGACGTTGGAGGGTCTGAAGTCTGCCCATCTGGATGTGGTGGTGCATGAGCCAGAACGCTTGACGGTTTACTCCAGACCTGTCAGGCGGTTTTTCCCTTTCTGGAAGGAGGTGCAGGCGCAGGTGTATCAAGATGCGCCGTTGTGGGATGAAACACAAGCCCCCTTCTGA
- a CDS encoding DUF2256 domain-containing protein produces the protein MKHKPPSERDSKTCPVCGRPFLWRKKWEKVWPEVVYCSDRCRNARRTRSEAEENLKTN, from the coding sequence ATGAAACACAAGCCCCCTTCTGAACGCGATTCAAAAACCTGTCCGGTGTGTGGCCGTCCATTCCTCTGGCGCAAAAAATGGGAGAAAGTCTGGCCTGAAGTGGTGTACTGCTCAGACCGTTGCCGCAATGCCCGACGAACCAGAAGCGAGGCTGAAGAAAACCTGAAGACAAACTGA
- a CDS encoding RCC1 domain-containing protein, protein MKNILTLTGLTFLMVACGSQTVPSQPQTAPLAAPEQLVLSTLTGQPTLLWKDRITDETSFEVLYSKDGVNFQQEQLLPANTTSYVPSEEGFYAVRSRRNTEISERTNSVKYQQAHEQVHPTPTVTAQSKAHVLSSGNQHNLFVQNGKMNAFGWNGYGQTAKLNLNTVTEVAAGWNSSFAVTANGTVWAWGRNEFGQLGNGNTTDQSTPVQASIDHVKSISAGVEHTLALKTDGTVWAWGHNNVGQLGNGNTTDRSAPVQVTGLSNIVQIGAGLGHNLALKADGTVWVWGWNNNGQLGLGTTQSQSTPVQLTGLSNIVQIAAGHYHSLILTSTGTVYSFGDNHNGRLGNGSTLSSFKPVQVQGLTDVQSIVAGAGHNLAITGTGNVYSWGKNDNGQLGLGNTTDQNTPVQIQGIQSATAISAGRAHSVILTAGGQLWSMGSNFGGQLGDGTTEDHLSPVQVTTL, encoded by the coding sequence ATGAAAAACATCCTGACACTGACAGGCCTGACCTTCCTGATGGTCGCCTGCGGATCTCAAACTGTACCCTCACAACCCCAGACCGCTCCTCTGGCCGCCCCAGAGCAACTGGTGCTCAGCACCCTCACCGGACAACCCACCCTGCTCTGGAAGGACCGCATCACGGATGAAACCTCTTTCGAAGTGCTTTACAGCAAAGATGGCGTGAACTTCCAGCAAGAACAACTGCTTCCTGCCAACACCACCTCTTATGTGCCCAGTGAAGAAGGTTTTTACGCTGTGCGCAGCCGCCGCAACACTGAAATTTCAGAACGCACCAACAGTGTGAAGTACCAACAGGCCCATGAACAGGTCCATCCCACGCCCACGGTGACCGCCCAGAGCAAAGCCCATGTGCTTTCCAGTGGCAATCAGCACAACCTGTTCGTGCAGAACGGAAAAATGAATGCTTTTGGTTGGAACGGTTACGGCCAAACCGCCAAACTCAACCTCAACACGGTCACCGAAGTGGCAGCAGGCTGGAACAGTTCTTTTGCCGTCACCGCCAATGGCACCGTGTGGGCCTGGGGACGCAATGAATTCGGACAACTGGGCAACGGCAACACCACCGACCAGAGCACCCCTGTGCAGGCCTCCATCGACCACGTGAAAAGCATCAGCGCAGGTGTGGAACACACCCTTGCCCTCAAAACAGACGGCACCGTGTGGGCCTGGGGCCACAACAATGTGGGCCAACTGGGCAACGGCAACACCACCGACCGGAGTGCCCCTGTGCAGGTCACAGGACTGAGCAACATCGTGCAAATCGGTGCAGGACTCGGGCACAATCTGGCCCTCAAAGCAGACGGCACCGTGTGGGTCTGGGGCTGGAACAACAACGGACAACTCGGGCTGGGCACCACCCAGAGCCAGAGCACCCCTGTGCAACTCACCGGACTGAGCAACATCGTGCAGATTGCAGCAGGCCATTACCACAGCTTGATCCTCACCAGCACTGGAACGGTGTACAGTTTCGGGGACAACCACAATGGACGTCTGGGCAACGGCAGCACCCTCAGCAGCTTCAAACCCGTTCAAGTGCAAGGTCTGACCGATGTGCAAAGCATCGTGGCTGGTGCAGGACACAACCTCGCCATCACAGGCACGGGCAACGTGTACAGCTGGGGCAAAAACGACAACGGACAGCTTGGGCTGGGCAACACCACCGACCAGAACACCCCAGTTCAGATTCAGGGCATCCAGAGTGCCACGGCCATCTCTGCCGGACGCGCCCACAGCGTGATCCTGACTGCGGGTGGACAACTCTGGAGCATGGGCAGCAACTTTGGTGGACAACTCGGTGATGGCACCACCGAAGACCACCTCAGCCCGGTGCAGGTCACAACCTTGTAA
- a CDS encoding DUF3197 domain-containing protein, producing MHTPEITGTIGAPKETLALLLEKSTLGPETMFVVLTDFQGHRNIARYSVLVHNKEASVLSVPAFGPHYGEAGIEALRDVVQSAIASGVTNFKETVVNPYDFQRMTSDPDEEDLKVLLSKANPTDHNIYI from the coding sequence ATGCATACACCCGAAATCACAGGCACAATCGGCGCTCCCAAAGAGACCCTGGCCCTGCTGCTGGAGAAAAGCACCCTCGGCCCCGAGACCATGTTTGTGGTTCTCACCGATTTTCAGGGGCACCGCAACATTGCCCGTTACAGCGTGCTGGTGCACAACAAAGAAGCCAGCGTGCTCAGTGTTCCTGCTTTTGGTCCCCACTATGGCGAGGCCGGAATCGAGGCTTTGCGCGATGTGGTCCAGAGTGCGATTGCCTCTGGGGTCACCAATTTCAAGGAAACCGTGGTCAACCCTTACGATTTTCAGCGCATGACCAGCGATCCTGACGAAGAAGATTTGAAGGTGCTGCTGTCCAAAGCCAATCCCACCGATCACAACATTTACATCTGA
- a CDS encoding S4 domain-containing protein, whose protein sequence is MNLSKLIAQAAGGRVIRTGFIPQDSVSRRELNSPEVKHHISGGFLNAERIVLTLYPEHIPSVSDPVDIWEVSGEFSPHMDAVQLKHRLLDLVPEEQLGDIREHQGAYWVAATGKASAVLEGLTTLGGTEITVEKVDLSEHQRPSKTREVVVPSMRVDVVGAKGFGVSRAYFQVGLENKKVRLNGQIAKSSSEIREGDMLSAEGIGKIEFKRIINETRRGNFKVELLIHRE, encoded by the coding sequence ATGAACCTGTCCAAATTGATTGCTCAGGCTGCCGGAGGACGGGTGATCCGCACCGGATTCATCCCCCAGGACAGCGTGAGCCGACGTGAACTCAACAGCCCGGAGGTGAAACATCACATTTCGGGTGGTTTTCTGAATGCAGAACGCATTGTTCTGACCCTTTACCCCGAGCACATCCCCAGCGTCAGCGACCCCGTGGACATCTGGGAGGTCTCTGGCGAGTTTTCTCCCCACATGGACGCCGTGCAACTCAAGCACCGATTGCTGGACCTCGTTCCCGAGGAGCAACTCGGGGACATCCGCGAACATCAGGGTGCTTACTGGGTGGCCGCCACAGGCAAAGCCTCTGCGGTGCTGGAGGGCCTGACCACTCTGGGAGGCACCGAAATCACCGTTGAAAAAGTGGACCTCTCGGAGCACCAGCGTCCCAGCAAAACCCGTGAAGTGGTGGTGCCCAGCATGCGTGTGGATGTGGTGGGGGCCAAAGGCTTCGGGGTGTCCAGAGCGTACTTTCAGGTCGGTCTGGAGAACAAGAAGGTGCGCCTGAACGGTCAGATTGCCAAATCCAGCAGCGAGATCCGCGAGGGAGACATGCTTTCTGCGGAAGGCATCGGCAAGATCGAGTTCAAACGCATCATCAACGAAACCCGTCGGGGCAATTTCAAAGTGGAACTCCTGATCCACCGGGAATAG